The Aphelocoma coerulescens isolate FSJ_1873_10779 unplaced genomic scaffold, UR_Acoe_1.0 HiC_scaffold_384, whole genome shotgun sequence genome segment GGTTCCGGGCGGTTTCGCGGCGAATTTGGGGCGATTTAAGCGGTTTCGCGACGCTCAACCGACCCCGGAGGACCCGCAACCACCGAGATTTCCCAGAGCGGCCACGGCGGGAAAGGCGCTGCCACCATCGAGTTCCGCCCAGAGCGTCCCCCTTGGCGGGCGCTTCCCGTCACGTGACGCGGAGCTCCGCGCTGCCATTGGCGGCGGGCACCGGAAGCGCCCCGAGGAGGAGCCGGAAGCGGCGGCGCGGGAAGGCATGGCGGGGTTCGGGGTGGCGAACGAGCGGCTGCGGgcgctggaggagctggagcgggAGATCGGCGCCTCCCTGCAGAACGCGGGTGCGCGGGGCCGGAGGGGCGGGAGGGGCCcggcgggagggggcggggtcCCGGTGGTTTTTtgtgggggtggggggcggTGCGGGGAGGCACTTCCGGTTGCGCGGTGGGCGGGGC includes the following:
- the LOC138101648 gene encoding mediator of RNA polymerase II transcription subunit 11-like is translated as MNSRKGAAPDFEAVPGGFAANLGRFKRFRDAQPTPEDPQPPRFPRAATAGKALPPSSSAQSVPLGGRFPSRDAELRAAIGGGHRKRPEEEPEAAAREGMAGFGVANERLRALEELEREIGASLQNAGLVILELSKEKPQERHLDRQAAQFGAAVAKVEAELSAQIRYLTQVATGQPHEGSSYAARKSCQLALNRLDYARRRLGELARACELMLDQ